The Halomicronema hongdechloris C2206 genome includes a window with the following:
- a CDS encoding alpha-ketoglutarate-dependent dioxygenase AlkB family protein: MSSLLMLNSEPCQRHQLPDGELFYYPQWVSDPPSLFEHLQQTIPWRQDWISLYGKRHPLPRLTAWYGDPGAAYTYSGIAMAPQPWTPTLARLKAALESVAGVPFNSVLLNYYRHGRDSMGWHSDDEPELGPNPVIASLSLGGSRRFVLRHKSKPQLAKLDLTLASGSLLIMAAATQHHWQHRVPKTTKPVAPRINLTFRCIHRQSPENFTD; the protein is encoded by the coding sequence ATGTCCAGTCTCCTAATGCTCAACAGCGAGCCCTGCCAACGCCATCAGCTTCCCGACGGAGAGTTGTTCTACTATCCCCAGTGGGTATCTGATCCTCCCAGCCTCTTCGAGCATCTACAGCAGACCATCCCCTGGCGACAGGATTGGATTAGCCTCTACGGTAAGCGCCATCCCCTGCCGCGACTGACCGCTTGGTATGGAGACCCAGGAGCCGCCTACACTTACTCCGGCATCGCCATGGCCCCCCAGCCCTGGACGCCGACGCTGGCCCGCCTGAAAGCCGCCCTGGAATCCGTGGCCGGAGTCCCCTTCAACAGCGTGTTGCTCAACTACTATCGTCATGGTCGCGACAGCATGGGCTGGCATAGCGACGATGAGCCAGAACTCGGCCCCAACCCAGTGATTGCCTCTCTCAGCCTAGGGGGATCGCGGCGATTTGTACTGCGCCACAAGAGCAAACCCCAGCTAGCGAAACTCGACCTCACCCTGGCTTCCGGCAGTCTGCTGATCATGGCGGCTGCCACCCAACATCACTGGCAGCACCGGGTGCCAAAAACCACCAAGCCGGTAGCTCCTCGCATCAATCTGACCTTTCGTTGTATTCACCGGCAGTCTCCCGAGAACTTCACAGATTGA
- the gap gene encoding type I glyceraldehyde-3-phosphate dehydrogenase: MAPLKVAINGFGRIGRLVFRAAIKNPNIDFVGINDLVPPENLAYLLKYDSTHGRYQGQVEAKDNGIVVDGKFIPCLSMRNPAELPWADFGVDYVVESTGLFTKYDGAKNHLDAGAKRVILSAPTKDPDKIPTFLVGVNHQTFNPATDTIVSNASCTTNCLAPVAKVIHDNFGFLEGLMTTVHASTATQPTVDGPSKKDLRGGRGAGQNIIPASTGAAKAVTLVLPELKGKLTGMAFRVPTPDVSVVDLTVRTEKITSYGEICAAMKAAAEGPMTGVLAYTEDPVVSSDFVTDPHSSIFDAGAGIELKGNFFKLVSWYDNEWGYSNRVVDLMLHMAQQDGILSGVQIPATV; encoded by the coding sequence ATGGCACCCTTGAAAGTTGCAATTAATGGCTTCGGACGCATCGGTCGCTTAGTGTTCCGAGCTGCCATCAAAAATCCCAACATCGACTTTGTCGGCATCAACGATCTGGTGCCTCCGGAGAATCTAGCCTATCTATTGAAATATGACTCCACCCATGGTCGCTACCAGGGGCAAGTTGAGGCCAAAGACAATGGCATCGTGGTGGACGGCAAGTTTATTCCCTGCCTCTCGATGCGTAACCCAGCTGAGTTGCCCTGGGCCGACTTCGGGGTCGACTATGTGGTGGAATCTACTGGCCTGTTTACCAAGTACGATGGCGCCAAAAACCATTTAGATGCTGGGGCCAAGCGGGTAATACTCTCGGCCCCGACCAAAGACCCCGACAAAATTCCCACCTTTCTAGTGGGCGTCAACCATCAAACCTTCAATCCGGCTACCGATACCATCGTCTCCAATGCCAGCTGCACTACAAACTGTCTGGCGCCGGTGGCCAAGGTAATCCACGACAACTTTGGCTTCCTGGAAGGGTTGATGACCACCGTCCACGCCAGTACGGCCACTCAACCCACGGTAGATGGCCCCAGCAAGAAAGATCTACGGGGTGGTCGTGGGGCTGGTCAAAATATCATTCCCGCTTCCACTGGGGCGGCCAAAGCCGTGACCCTGGTATTGCCAGAACTGAAAGGCAAGCTCACCGGCATGGCCTTTCGGGTGCCTACCCCGGATGTGTCGGTCGTCGACCTCACTGTGCGCACCGAGAAAATCACCAGCTACGGCGAGATCTGTGCCGCGATGAAAGCCGCTGCTGAGGGACCCATGACCGGGGTACTCGCCTACACCGAGGATCCAGTGGTCTCCTCCGACTTTGTTACCGACCCCCACTCCAGCATCTTCGACGCCGGGGCTGGCATCGAACTCAAGGGTAACTTTTTTAAGCTAGTGTCCTGGTATGACAATGAGTGGGGCTACTCCAACCGGGTCGTCGATCTGATGCTGCACATGGCCCAGCAAGATGGCATTCTCTCGGGGGTGCAGATTCCAGCTACGGTCTAA
- a CDS encoding heavy metal-responsive transcriptional regulator — protein MVETASTLSSLLRIGELSRASGVPVKTIRYYEDLNLIQATRRTSGGFRLFSPQTQTRLHFIKRAQTLGLSLQEIHDILAIHDRGDMPCQEVRQTLQKKITVIEQRIDELSLLRRQLIALMRNADDLEMAEADICPIIERGTSPGS, from the coding sequence ATGGTTGAGACGGCATCTACCCTTTCCTCCCTACTCCGCATTGGTGAACTCAGTCGCGCCAGTGGAGTCCCGGTCAAAACCATTCGCTATTACGAGGACCTAAATCTAATTCAGGCCACTCGCCGTACCTCGGGAGGATTTCGCCTATTCTCTCCCCAGACCCAGACCCGGCTGCACTTCATCAAACGGGCCCAGACCCTCGGCCTCAGCCTGCAGGAAATTCACGATATCTTAGCTATTCACGACCGAGGTGACATGCCCTGCCAGGAAGTGCGGCAGACCCTGCAGAAAAAAATTACGGTCATTGAGCAACGCATCGACGAACTATCCTTACTCCGGCGGCAACTCATAGCCCTGATGCGTAATGCCGATGACCTAGAGATGGCTGAGGCGGACATTTGTCCCATCATCGAACGGGGGACATCCCCCGGCAGTTAA
- the hpsE gene encoding hormogonium polysaccharide biosynthesis glycosyltransferase HpsE: MTHVSTAMGLRSWQRHSTSSPDSKVQAQNPIPTGLRHLFSRLFPDRVLLDFTVAICTYNGEYRLGDVLACLPWQINTEDLVWEVLVIDNNSCDGTAQVVAAFRQTWPRHIPLRYGFEPKQGASFARQRAIEMARSPLVGFLDDDNIPSMTWVAAAHQFSQQYPQAGAYGSRIRGDFEINPPEHFERIAALLALTERGPHPLPYPRTQKVLPPGAGLVVRRQAWLQTVPRTLALAGHIGSRETGEDLEVVLYIQKAGWEIWYNPAMRLYHRIPGNRLKREYLLLLCRNIGLSRYGTRMLSLPAWKRPLMIPLYAGNDLRKIARHLWTYRTTAFTDTVAACELTLYSYSLLSPFYMLWRRLRQKTSCTN, translated from the coding sequence ATGACTCATGTCAGCACCGCCATGGGATTGCGTTCGTGGCAACGGCATTCTACGTCGTCTCCAGACTCCAAGGTTCAGGCCCAAAATCCTATCCCGACAGGGCTGCGTCATCTCTTCAGTCGCCTATTTCCAGATCGGGTCCTGCTAGACTTTACCGTCGCCATTTGCACCTACAACGGCGAATACCGCCTGGGAGATGTTCTAGCGTGTCTGCCCTGGCAAATCAATACTGAAGATCTAGTCTGGGAAGTCCTGGTCATCGATAACAACAGCTGCGATGGCACCGCCCAAGTAGTGGCAGCCTTTCGGCAGACCTGGCCCCGCCACATTCCCCTGCGATATGGCTTTGAACCTAAACAGGGGGCGAGTTTTGCCCGGCAACGAGCGATTGAGATGGCCCGCAGTCCCTTGGTGGGCTTCCTCGATGATGACAACATTCCCTCCATGACCTGGGTGGCCGCCGCCCACCAGTTTAGCCAGCAGTATCCCCAGGCCGGGGCCTATGGCAGTCGCATTCGCGGTGACTTTGAGATAAATCCACCCGAACACTTCGAGCGCATCGCCGCCCTGTTGGCATTGACCGAGCGCGGTCCCCACCCCCTACCCTACCCCCGTACTCAAAAGGTGCTGCCTCCCGGAGCTGGCCTCGTCGTTCGTCGCCAGGCCTGGCTGCAGACCGTTCCTAGGACCCTGGCCCTAGCCGGTCACATCGGCAGTCGCGAAACCGGCGAGGACTTAGAGGTAGTGCTGTATATCCAGAAGGCCGGTTGGGAGATCTGGTATAACCCGGCCATGCGGCTGTATCATCGCATTCCCGGCAACCGCCTCAAGCGTGAGTACTTGCTGCTGCTCTGTCGCAATATTGGCCTCAGTCGCTATGGCACCCGCATGTTAAGCCTGCCTGCCTGGAAACGCCCTCTGATGATTCCCTTGTATGCTGGCAACGATCTACGTAAGATCGCTCGCCACCTGTGGACCTACCGCACCACTGCTTTCACCGACACCGTCGCCGCCTGTGAACTGACCCTCTACAGCTACAGTTTGCTCAGCCCCTTCTATATGCTCTGGCGCCGCCTGAGGCAGAAGACCTCTTGCACGAATTGA
- a CDS encoding HlyD family secretion protein, which yields MTQFASTQSAPAPHQAQPDRKARLKRILPVLIPLVLLVVATGVGLRYWWSRPDDSTVELSGRIEGYETDLGAKVGGRVAAIAVREGSVVRQGQVIARLDDAEVRAQLQAAGARVTAAQQQVTQARLQLDVLASQVVEAELALQQSQGDTAGQVRQSQAAVAAAAAQLTEARAQVQQAESALALARADRERFASLLAQGAIPQQQFDQIQTTFETARDTLAARQAAVAAAQQQVSAAQGVLTQAQTSQLNPDIRRAQVERLRKQQEQAKAQLAAAEADLEQAQADYTEIEARLQDLEIKSPIDGVVVSRMVEPGEVIAAGTPVITVVDLEEVYLRGYIPEGEVGLVRVGQPAQVFLDSAPEQPLQATVSAVDTEASFTPENIYFQEDRVDQVFGLRLGIENPGGFAKPGMPADGTILLEQSGAE from the coding sequence ATGACTCAGTTTGCATCGACCCAGTCAGCCCCAGCTCCCCATCAGGCGCAGCCTGACCGGAAAGCCCGCCTGAAGCGGATCCTGCCAGTACTAATTCCCTTGGTGCTGTTGGTGGTGGCCACCGGTGTTGGGTTGCGATATTGGTGGAGTCGGCCTGACGACAGCACTGTTGAACTCAGTGGGCGCATCGAGGGCTATGAGACCGATCTGGGGGCCAAGGTCGGCGGGCGAGTGGCCGCCATCGCCGTGCGGGAGGGCAGTGTGGTGCGCCAAGGCCAAGTGATTGCCCGCTTGGATGATGCCGAGGTGCGGGCCCAGTTGCAGGCTGCCGGAGCCAGAGTGACGGCGGCGCAACAACAGGTGACTCAGGCCCGGCTGCAATTGGATGTGTTGGCCAGTCAGGTGGTGGAAGCAGAGCTGGCCCTGCAACAATCCCAGGGCGATACGGCGGGGCAGGTGCGTCAGTCCCAGGCTGCCGTTGCCGCCGCCGCGGCCCAATTGACCGAGGCCCGGGCTCAGGTACAGCAGGCAGAGTCGGCCCTAGCCCTGGCCCGAGCCGATCGAGAGCGCTTCGCCAGCCTGTTGGCCCAGGGCGCCATTCCCCAGCAGCAGTTTGATCAGATCCAAACGACCTTTGAGACGGCTCGGGATACCTTGGCGGCCCGACAAGCGGCAGTGGCAGCGGCGCAACAGCAGGTGAGTGCGGCCCAAGGCGTGTTAACCCAGGCCCAGACCAGCCAACTGAATCCAGACATTCGCAGGGCTCAGGTGGAGCGACTGCGGAAACAGCAAGAGCAGGCCAAGGCCCAGCTGGCGGCAGCCGAGGCCGACCTGGAACAGGCCCAGGCAGACTATACCGAGATCGAGGCCCGCCTACAGGATCTAGAGATTAAAAGCCCCATCGATGGCGTTGTGGTCAGCCGCATGGTGGAGCCGGGGGAGGTAATTGCCGCCGGCACGCCGGTGATCACGGTGGTGGATTTGGAGGAGGTCTACCTGCGCGGCTATATTCCCGAGGGGGAGGTGGGACTGGTACGGGTGGGGCAGCCAGCCCAGGTATTTCTCGACTCGGCCCCGGAGCAGCCCCTGCAGGCTACGGTGTCGGCGGTGGATACGGAGGCGTCCTTTACGCCGGAAAATATTTACTTTCAAGAAGACCGGGTGGACCAGGTGTTTGGCTTACGGCTCGGCATCGAGAACCCGGGCGGCTTTGCCAAACCAGGGATGCCGGCCGATGGCACCATTCTGCTAGAGCAGTCGGGGGCGGAGTGA
- a CDS encoding TetR/AcrR family transcriptional regulator produces the protein MGTLPTPSTATQLKQEQILQGALTIFLQQGYEGTSMDRVASAAGVSKITIYKHFQDKEGLFTALIDWVTTQRFQIVFGALSLEDPPEVVLRRVATRLLDMLAVDEEYIAFLRLIIGESGRFPAIAQRFIQVLPKKVLRVLTRYFQAHPELKFTDPEAAARIFVGSLITYVMTQKLLHGQSIIPMQQDVLIDSVIDMIVRYPGPATDSGK, from the coding sequence ATGGGCACACTGCCGACCCCGTCCACCGCCACCCAGCTCAAACAGGAACAGATTCTGCAGGGGGCGTTAACCATCTTTCTGCAACAGGGCTACGAAGGCACCAGCATGGATCGAGTGGCCAGTGCGGCTGGGGTCTCGAAGATCACTATTTATAAGCACTTTCAGGACAAAGAAGGGCTATTTACCGCCCTGATTGACTGGGTCACCACTCAACGGTTTCAAATCGTGTTTGGGGCCCTATCCCTGGAAGATCCTCCTGAGGTAGTCCTGCGTCGGGTAGCCACCCGGCTGCTAGACATGCTGGCGGTGGATGAGGAGTACATCGCCTTTTTGCGGCTGATCATCGGTGAGTCGGGGCGGTTTCCGGCCATCGCCCAACGGTTCATTCAGGTCTTGCCGAAGAAGGTGTTGCGGGTGCTGACTCGATACTTTCAGGCCCATCCTGAACTCAAGTTCACTGACCCAGAGGCCGCCGCTCGCATCTTCGTGGGCAGCCTAATTACTTACGTCATGACCCAGAAGTTATTGCATGGCCAGTCAATTATTCCTATGCAACAGGATGTCCTGATCGACAGCGTCATCGATATGATCGTACGCTATCCTGGTCCAGCCACTGATTCTGGGAAGTAG
- the uvrB gene encoding excinuclease ABC subunit UvrB: MGTFNLQAPFQPTGDQPRAIQQLTQYINGNHRYQTLLGATGTGKTHTIARVIEGGGRPTLVLAHNKTLAAQLCNELRGFFPDNAVEYFISYYDYYQPEAYIPVTDTYIAKTASINDEIDMLRHSATRSLFERRDVIVVASISCIYGLGIPSEYLKASIPLQVGMEVNQRQVLRELATIQYERNDLDVGRGRFRVKGDVLEIGPAYEDRLIRVEFFGDEIDAIRYVDPVTGTTLQSLEALSIYPAKHFVTPDEKLEAACEAIQQELRDQLEYLEHQGKLLEAQRLEQRTRYDLEMLREVGYCNGVENYARHLAGRTAGSPPECLIDYFPKDWLLVIDESHVTIPQIHGMYNGDRSRKLTLIEHGFRLPSAADNRPLKAEEFWQKLNQCIFVSATPGTWEMDMSEGRVAEQIIRPTGVLDPEIFVRPTEGQVDDLLGEIRERALRQERVLVTTLTKRMAEDLTEYFEEHGVRVRYLHSEIHSIERIELIQELRDGNFDVLVGVNLLREGLDLPEVSLVAILDADKEGFLRAERSLIQTMGRAARHVRGQAILYADTLTESMARAIEETERRRHIQQEYNQTHGITPQPIASKKSNAILSFLEISRRVNLQTLEEVYEHKDDLPLEDIPELIGQLEKQMKEAAKNLEFEAAAQYRDRIKTLRDRLLGKRV; this comes from the coding sequence ATGGGGACCTTTAACCTGCAGGCACCATTTCAACCCACCGGCGATCAGCCCCGGGCCATCCAGCAGCTGACGCAATACATCAACGGCAACCATCGCTATCAAACCCTACTGGGGGCCACCGGCACCGGCAAGACCCACACCATCGCCCGGGTGATCGAGGGCGGGGGCCGACCGACTCTAGTGCTGGCCCACAACAAGACCCTGGCGGCCCAGCTGTGTAATGAGTTGCGGGGGTTTTTCCCGGATAACGCCGTCGAATATTTCATCAGCTATTACGACTATTACCAACCCGAGGCCTACATCCCCGTCACCGACACCTACATCGCCAAAACTGCCTCCATCAACGACGAAATCGACATGCTGCGCCACTCGGCCACCCGCTCCCTGTTTGAGCGCCGCGATGTCATCGTTGTCGCCTCCATCAGCTGCATCTATGGCCTGGGCATTCCCTCGGAATATCTGAAGGCCTCGATTCCCCTGCAGGTGGGCATGGAGGTCAACCAGCGGCAGGTGCTGCGGGAGCTGGCTACGATCCAGTACGAGCGCAATGACCTAGACGTGGGCCGCGGTCGGTTTCGGGTCAAGGGGGACGTGTTAGAAATTGGCCCCGCCTACGAAGATCGCCTGATTCGAGTGGAGTTTTTCGGCGATGAAATCGACGCCATTCGCTACGTCGATCCAGTCACCGGGACCACCCTGCAGAGCCTAGAGGCCCTCAGCATCTATCCGGCCAAGCACTTCGTCACCCCCGATGAGAAACTGGAGGCCGCCTGCGAAGCGATCCAGCAGGAACTGCGGGACCAACTGGAATACTTAGAACACCAGGGCAAATTGCTAGAGGCCCAACGCCTAGAGCAACGCACCCGCTACGACCTAGAGATGCTGCGGGAAGTAGGCTACTGCAATGGCGTAGAAAACTATGCCCGTCACTTGGCGGGTCGCACCGCCGGTTCCCCGCCAGAGTGTTTAATCGACTATTTCCCCAAAGACTGGCTACTGGTCATCGATGAATCCCACGTCACCATCCCCCAAATTCACGGCATGTACAACGGTGATCGCTCCCGGAAGCTAACCCTGATCGAACATGGCTTTCGCCTGCCCAGCGCCGCCGACAACCGGCCCCTGAAGGCAGAAGAATTCTGGCAAAAGCTGAACCAATGCATCTTTGTCTCGGCTACCCCAGGGACCTGGGAGATGGACATGTCTGAGGGGCGAGTGGCCGAACAGATCATTCGGCCCACTGGCGTGCTCGATCCCGAGATCTTTGTGCGCCCTACTGAGGGTCAGGTAGACGATCTCTTGGGCGAAATTCGAGAGCGGGCCCTGCGGCAGGAGCGGGTGCTGGTAACCACCCTAACCAAGCGCATGGCCGAAGACCTGACCGAGTACTTCGAAGAGCATGGGGTGCGGGTGCGGTATCTGCATTCGGAAATTCACTCTATCGAGCGAATTGAGTTGATTCAGGAGCTGCGGGACGGCAACTTCGATGTGCTGGTGGGGGTCAACCTGCTGCGAGAGGGGCTAGACCTGCCGGAGGTATCCTTGGTGGCGATTCTAGATGCGGACAAAGAAGGTTTCTTGCGGGCAGAGCGGTCATTGATTCAGACCATGGGCCGCGCCGCTCGCCATGTTCGGGGCCAAGCCATTCTCTATGCCGATACCCTCACCGAGAGTATGGCTCGAGCCATTGAAGAGACAGAGCGTCGCCGTCATATCCAGCAAGAGTATAACCAGACCCATGGCATCACCCCTCAGCCCATTGCCAGCAAGAAGAGCAATGCTATTCTCTCGTTCCTGGAGATCTCCCGCCGGGTCAATCTGCAGACCTTAGAAGAGGTCTATGAGCACAAGGATGACCTGCCCTTGGAGGATATCCCCGAACTCATCGGTCAGCTGGAGAAGCAAATGAAGGAGGCGGCCAAGAATCTGGAGTTTGAAGCGGCGGCCCAATATCGCGATCGCATCAAGACCCTACGGGATCGCCTGCTGGGGAAACGGGTCTAG
- a CDS encoding ABC transporter permease, with protein MNRVLSQCVKELNQFRRDRLTVALAFLLPLAVLLILGYAIRLEADNIPLSVQDFDNSALSRSYTARLLATNQFVPTPLQANESLAAIDAGQAKATVVIPPDFSQRIRAGKPTTIQALVDGTDVNNARIIQNSLGGTTRFFLRAQGIIPDVLSPVIPQIRLWFNPGRQESLFIVPGIFGLVLWVFPSMLAGMAMVREKEQGTIVQVYASDLSAREWLLGKELAYVIVGLGEALIVMTMAVILFRLSFRGDPSPLLLGTLLYLFASVAFGLLVGARASNQTAALQGTAIVGFLTALLLSGFIYRLENIPFPLSLLPNIIPARYYMEIARDAFVRGTGWGGIWYGPLMIALIGGLCFVVASQVLRAMQFSE; from the coding sequence ATGAACCGCGTCCTCTCCCAATGTGTCAAAGAGCTCAACCAATTCCGCCGCGACCGCCTCACCGTGGCCCTGGCCTTCTTATTGCCCCTGGCGGTGCTGCTGATTCTCGGCTATGCCATTCGCCTGGAAGCCGACAACATTCCCCTCAGCGTGCAGGACTTCGACAACAGTGCCCTCAGCCGCAGCTATACGGCCCGGTTGCTGGCCACCAATCAGTTTGTCCCCACTCCCCTACAAGCCAATGAGTCCCTGGCGGCCATCGATGCCGGGCAAGCCAAGGCCACGGTGGTGATTCCCCCCGATTTTAGCCAGCGGATTCGGGCCGGCAAACCCACCACGATACAGGCGCTGGTGGATGGCACCGACGTCAACAACGCCCGCATCATTCAAAATAGCCTGGGCGGCACCACCCGCTTCTTTCTCCGAGCCCAGGGCATTATCCCTGACGTTCTATCTCCGGTGATTCCCCAGATTCGCCTCTGGTTCAACCCCGGTCGGCAGGAGTCGCTATTCATCGTCCCCGGCATCTTCGGCCTAGTGCTGTGGGTGTTTCCCTCGATGTTGGCGGGTATGGCCATGGTGCGGGAGAAGGAGCAGGGCACCATCGTCCAGGTCTACGCCTCGGATCTCAGCGCTCGGGAGTGGCTGTTGGGCAAGGAATTGGCCTATGTCATCGTCGGCTTGGGGGAAGCCCTGATCGTGATGACGATGGCGGTGATCTTATTCCGCCTCAGCTTTCGCGGCGATCCTTCGCCCCTGCTGCTGGGTACCTTGCTTTATCTGTTTGCCAGTGTCGCCTTCGGTCTGTTGGTGGGAGCCCGGGCCAGTAATCAAACGGCGGCTCTGCAGGGCACGGCCATCGTCGGATTTCTCACGGCTCTGTTGCTCTCTGGCTTCATCTACCGCCTCGAGAATATTCCCTTTCCCCTGTCGTTGCTGCCCAATATCATCCCGGCTCGCTATTACATGGAGATCGCCCGGGATGCTTTTGTCCGGGGTACCGGCTGGGGCGGCATTTGGTATGGTCCCCTGATGATTGCTCTGATTGGGGGCCTTTGTTTTGTCGTTGCCAGCCAGGTGTTGCGAGCCATGCAGTTTTCGGAGTGA
- a CDS encoding ABC transporter permease has product MTVLRSLLTARLWSLILKEVRQILRNRQIIFLLLFPPTIQLLIFGLALDPEVTGLSLGVVDYNNSAASRELVSTLVANDVFIVESYQLQQADLAQQVRTGRVTAGLVIPPDFDQALAAGKAVEVQGLIDGVDANTAGIARGYLQQLITHYGQMLQSPQPQEPVQTAVRFLYNPGLLSSWFFVPGVMGVVVTLTGTLVSSSTVIREKDVGTLEQLLMTPAAGWEILAAKIAPLFVLLMGDVLLASALARGVFNLPFRGHFGLFLLLSAIYVFVAIGIGILLATLARNQQQVILTSFFFNVPLIQLSGAIAPIESMPPFFRVLSGLNPLRHYVTIARSLILKGVGLEVLLPEIMALLLFAVLLLGVSIHRFRSQLT; this is encoded by the coding sequence ATGACTGTCCTACGCTCTCTACTCACCGCCCGCCTCTGGTCTTTAATCCTGAAGGAAGTCCGTCAGATTCTGCGCAATCGGCAGATCATTTTTCTGCTGTTGTTTCCGCCCACCATCCAGCTGTTGATCTTTGGCCTGGCCCTGGATCCGGAGGTGACGGGGCTGAGTCTGGGGGTGGTGGATTACAACAACAGCGCCGCCAGCCGGGAGTTGGTCTCGACTCTGGTGGCCAATGATGTCTTCATCGTGGAGTCTTACCAGCTGCAGCAAGCCGACCTGGCCCAACAGGTGCGCACTGGCCGGGTGACGGCGGGGCTGGTGATTCCTCCCGACTTTGATCAGGCCCTGGCGGCGGGCAAGGCGGTGGAGGTGCAGGGGTTGATCGATGGGGTGGATGCCAACACCGCCGGCATTGCCCGGGGTTATCTGCAGCAGTTGATTACCCACTACGGGCAGATGCTGCAGTCGCCTCAGCCCCAGGAGCCGGTGCAGACGGCCGTGCGCTTTCTCTACAATCCCGGGTTGCTCAGTAGCTGGTTTTTTGTGCCGGGGGTGATGGGGGTGGTGGTGACCCTGACCGGCACCCTAGTGTCGTCGTCGACGGTAATTCGCGAGAAGGATGTCGGTACCCTGGAGCAGTTGCTGATGACGCCGGCGGCGGGCTGGGAGATTCTGGCGGCTAAGATTGCGCCCCTGTTTGTGCTACTGATGGGGGATGTGTTGCTGGCGTCGGCCCTGGCCCGTGGGGTGTTTAATCTGCCTTTTCGCGGTCATTTCGGGCTGTTTTTGCTGCTTTCGGCCATCTATGTGTTTGTGGCCATCGGCATTGGCATTTTGTTGGCTACCCTGGCCCGCAATCAGCAACAGGTGATCCTGACGTCGTTCTTTTTCAATGTGCCCTTGATTCAGCTGTCGGGTGCGATCGCACCCATCGAGAGCATGCCCCCCTTCTTTCGGGTGCTCTCTGGGTTAAACCCCCTGCGTCACTACGTCACCATCGCCCGCAGCCTCATCCTCAAGGGCGTTGGCCTAGAGGTGCTGCTACCAGAGATCATGGCCTTGCTGCTCTTTGCCGTGCTACTGCTGGGGGTCAGCATCCATCGCTTCCGCTCTCAGCTAACCTGA
- a CDS encoding pentapeptide repeat-containing protein, translating into MVFHVIQSPSPINYRGHNLSGLDLHRIYLAHADLRQADLHHTNLTQSNLSSVNAYRANLAHADLRGTFLNQAILSQANLHSINGHRATLVNADLSNANLRDANLRHANLEGADLRHADLRGACLYWANLRHADLSQALINGADLKNAKFCQTVLPDGSLCNSHC; encoded by the coding sequence ATGGTTTTTCACGTGATTCAGTCACCCTCGCCCATTAATTACCGCGGCCACAACCTGAGTGGCCTCGATCTTCATCGCATTTATCTAGCCCATGCAGATCTGCGCCAGGCAGATCTGCACCACACCAACCTGACCCAGAGTAATTTGTCCAGTGTAAATGCCTATCGGGCTAACTTGGCCCATGCCGATCTAAGGGGTACCTTCCTTAATCAGGCGATCCTGAGTCAGGCCAATTTACACAGCATCAACGGCCATCGGGCCACCCTCGTCAACGCCGACCTGAGCAACGCCAATTTGCGTGACGCCAACCTGCGCCATGCCAATTTAGAAGGCGCAGACCTGCGCCACGCCGACCTACGGGGGGCCTGCCTCTACTGGGCCAACTTACGTCACGCCGACCTATCCCAGGCATTGATTAACGGTGCCGATCTGAAGAACGCTAAATTTTGCCAGACCGTTTTACCCGACGGCAGTCTTTGCAATAGCCATTGCTAG
- a CDS encoding DUF1801 domain-containing protein: protein MTASLSLMSCFGEAMMRKLFRLDNTAKCHPSVVWWFGAHQDPLGAIAQRWFEALRSCGPDVEETLHDGQPTACVDGAAFAYVDAFTSHVNVGFFQGAELPDPEGMLEGSGKFMRHVKLRPDAEVDPTALSALIDAAYADVKTRLKME from the coding sequence GTGACAGCCTCGCTGAGTTTAATGAGCTGCTTTGGTGAGGCGATGATGAGGAAATTGTTTCGACTCGACAACACGGCAAAGTGCCATCCATCGGTAGTCTGGTGGTTTGGGGCTCACCAGGATCCACTTGGTGCCATTGCGCAGCGTTGGTTCGAGGCACTCCGATCTTGCGGGCCGGACGTCGAGGAAACCCTGCATGACGGCCAACCCACTGCATGCGTGGACGGCGCGGCATTTGCTTACGTAGATGCATTCACGTCTCATGTAAATGTCGGTTTCTTCCAGGGAGCAGAGCTGCCTGACCCGGAGGGCATGCTGGAGGGCTCGGGAAAGTTTATGAGACATGTCAAGCTCAGACCGGATGCGGAAGTAGACCCTACAGCCTTGTCAGCGTTGATTGATGCTGCATACGCTGACGTGAAGACGCGTCTCAAAATGGAGTGA